From a region of the Synechococcus sp. PCC 7335 genome:
- a CDS encoding IS6 family transposase: MFRCKRCRRTFNQRTDTPFNFVEVPTDIIFQVLLCRVRYKLSYRDVAEFFLLRGFQFTHETARDWEERFLPHFTEQIRTKRKGKVGKLWMIDETYVKVCGQWCYLYRGIDEDGNLVDVRLSKTRDMAGTKAFFAQAIDLHEDAPDKVATDGLASYPRAIEEDLGEKVQHEVRPCTANPVEQSHRRIKRRYYPTLGFGEFEAAQRFCRAVDEVGNFLRPRSRMAEFVCLGDRRAQLLKGVEELEDLFQAS, encoded by the coding sequence ATGTTTCGCTGCAAACGCTGTCGCCGGACGTTCAATCAGCGCACAGATACGCCATTTAATTTTGTGGAAGTCCCAACAGACATTATCTTCCAGGTGTTGCTCTGCCGCGTCCGCTATAAGCTCAGCTATCGGGATGTGGCTGAGTTCTTTTTGCTTAGAGGCTTTCAGTTTACCCACGAAACTGCAAGGGATTGGGAGGAACGTTTCCTACCTCATTTTACAGAGCAGATTAGAACAAAGCGAAAGGGCAAAGTCGGCAAATTATGGATGATTGACGAGACTTACGTGAAAGTCTGTGGGCAGTGGTGCTACCTCTACCGAGGCATTGATGAAGATGGCAATCTGGTAGACGTTCGCCTTAGCAAAACTCGCGACATGGCTGGCACCAAAGCCTTCTTTGCTCAAGCCATCGATCTGCACGAGGACGCTCCTGACAAGGTCGCGACCGATGGCTTAGCATCTTACCCACGGGCGATTGAAGAAGACTTAGGTGAGAAAGTTCAGCATGAAGTCCGCCCCTGCACAGCCAATCCAGTTGAACAAAGTCATCGGCGCATCAAACGCCGCTATTATCCAACCCTGGGGTTCGGTGAGTTTGAGGCTGCGCAGAGATTTTGCAGAGCAGTCGATGAAGTTGGCAACTTCCTGAGGCCTCGTAGCCGAATGGCAGAATTCGTGTGCCTTGGCGATCGCAGAGCGCAGTTACTGAAGGGAGTTGAAGAATTGGAAGATCTGTTCCAAGCTTCCTAA
- a CDS encoding tyrosine-type recombinase/integrase → MLREVPQPKFIEVGQPAVPPSAPPADLNWQRVEEFLRVRELAENTRKVYERQLRQFYEWVKKPWQQVTHRDIDRYKQHLKALPSKRGGSLSPATINQSINSLKSFFKWLTVKDYISRNPTLTIEQLKDAPKPPKDLDEAEVDALFDGLNYRGESEVRDLAILQLLSHGLRAGEVSALNIEDYDGKRVHVLGAKWGSDGKVPLKPEAIMALDSYLGWLVRQGMATTPESPLLVSLSRNSRGKRLGYRGIYDLVKELAAASELEDVHPHRLRHTCATSLVAQGMDSILAKRLVRIKSDRVFARYSDHALDMKMEEAFDELYGQSQDSR, encoded by the coding sequence GCGGGTAGAAGAGTTCTTGCGGGTGCGTGAGCTGGCTGAGAACACGCGCAAAGTATACGAGCGGCAGCTGCGGCAGTTTTATGAGTGGGTGAAAAAGCCCTGGCAGCAGGTGACTCACCGCGATATCGACCGCTATAAGCAGCATCTGAAGGCGCTACCGAGTAAGCGGGGTGGTTCGCTGTCGCCTGCGACTATCAATCAGTCGATTAACTCGCTGAAGAGCTTCTTCAAGTGGCTGACGGTGAAAGACTATATTTCACGCAATCCTACACTAACCATTGAGCAGTTGAAGGACGCACCGAAGCCACCGAAGGACTTAGATGAAGCTGAGGTCGATGCGCTGTTCGATGGACTGAACTACAGAGGGGAGTCTGAGGTTCGAGACCTTGCTATCTTGCAGCTACTCAGTCATGGGCTTAGGGCTGGCGAGGTGAGTGCGCTCAATATTGAAGACTACGATGGAAAACGAGTCCATGTACTAGGTGCGAAGTGGGGTAGTGACGGTAAGGTGCCTTTGAAGCCGGAGGCGATCATGGCTTTAGATAGCTACTTAGGCTGGCTGGTAAGACAGGGCATGGCCACGACGCCTGAGTCTCCTTTATTGGTTAGCTTGTCTAGGAACAGCAGAGGCAAGCGACTGGGTTATCGTGGCATCTATGACTTGGTTAAGGAGTTGGCTGCGGCTAGTGAGCTGGAAGATGTTCATCCCCATCGTCTCAGGCATACCTGTGCAACGTCTTTGGTGGCGCAGGGAATGGATAGTATTTTGGCGAAGCGGTTGGTCAGGATTAAGTCAGATCGCGTCTTTGCTCGGTATAGCGATCACGCCCTCGATATGAAGATGGAAGAAGCCTTTGATGAACTGTATGGACAATCGCAAGATAGCCGATGA